The Glycine soja cultivar W05 chromosome 3, ASM419377v2, whole genome shotgun sequence genome window below encodes:
- the LOC114406131 gene encoding EEF1A lysine methyltransferase 3 — protein sequence MDIAIFSPSSLFSEDDIPTREEDADSQESYVERKHQFPGMELVIREFSFHQLNANLLWPGTFAFAEWLVQHRSCIEGRRAIELGSGTGALAIFLRKSYNLDITTSDYDDQEIEKNIAHNCRANEIPIVPHIKHTWGDKFPNSDPDWDLIIASDILLYVKQYANLIQTISFLLNCYKPQERRAVSPTGNDENDGDVVLPRPAFLMSWRRRIGKEDELLFFNGCEKAGLKVKHIGSRVYCINSIENEISETKG from the exons ATGGATATAGCTATCTTCTCTCCATCATCCCTCTTCTCTGAAGATGACATTCCTACTc GCGAGGAAGATGCAGACTCTCAAGAAAGCTATGTTGAGAGGAAGCACCAGTTTCCTGGGATG GAGTTGGTTATTCGAGAATTTTCCTTTCATCAACTGAATGCTAATTTACTCTGGCCAGGGACATTTGCATTTGCAGAATGGTTAGTTCAGCACAGGTCATGCATTGAAGGACGGCGTGCCATTGAGTTGGGGAG TGGCACAGGTGCTTTGGCCATATTTCTTCGAAAATCTTACAATCTTGATATTACAACTTCAGACTATGATGACCAAGAAATAGAGAAGAACATAGCTCACAACTGCAGGGCAAATGAAATACCTATCGTTCCTCACATAAAAC ACACCTGGGGAGACAAGTTTCCAAATTCTGACCCTGACTGGGACCTGATCATTGCAAGTGATATCCTATTAT ATGTGAAACAGTATGCAAATTTGATTCAGACCATTTCCTTTCTTCTCAATTGTTACAAGCCGCAAGAGAGAAGAGCAGTTTCTCCAACTGGAAATGATGAGAATGATG GAGATGTAGTGTTGCCGCGGCCAGCCTTTTTAATGAGCTGGAGACGCAGAATCGGGAAGGAAGATGAATTGCTTTTCTTCAATGGTTGTGAGAAAGCTGGTCTAAAAGTGAAGCATATTGGATCCCGTGTATATTGCATCAATTCCATAGAGAATGAGATATCAGAAACAAAAGGTTGA